The Deinococcus aquaticus genomic interval GGCCTCCACCGTCAGGCCCACCGTGCGCCCCTGCGCGCCCACCAGCCGGAACTCGACCGGGCAGCACGCGGAGCCGCCGGCGCTGCTGGAGTCGCTGCCCGCCACGTTACCCGCCGCATTGCCAGTCCCACTGCCGGTCTGCGCGGCGCTTTCCACGGCGGGCGTGACCAGCTGCGGGCTGCCCTGCTGGGCGGGCACACGGTCGGGCAGGGCCCCCAGCGCCCACCACACCCCGCCCAGCAGCAGCGCGGCCGCGACCACCAGCAGCGTCCAGCGGGGCAGGCGGGGCCGCGTCCGTTCCGGCGCGGCGGGAGCCTCGCGCACCACCCGCCAGGACTCATCCTCGTCCCAGCCGATCCGGATCGGGTCGCCCGGCGCGCGGCGGGCCGGGAGGCGCGTGGGGGCCGGTTCCGGGTCGGGTTCCAGCAGCGGCTCGCGGCGCAGGCCCGGCGGCAGGCGGTCCACGTCCCGCATCCGCAGCGTCGGGCGCGGCGGGGCCTCACCGTCCACGTCCACGGGCGGGCCGTCCCAGGCGGGCAGGTCATCCCCGCCCAGGACCGGACCCTGCCCGGCCCCCACCGGCCCACCCCCGATCTGAATGGGGGCGTCCTGACCGCCACCGTCGGCCAGTCGCTGCGCCCGCTCGGCCCGCAGGCGCTCGGCCTTACGCGCCGCCGCCGCCTGCGCGTCCAGAATCGCCTGCGCGCGCCGCTCCTCGTTCTGCCGTCGCCGCCGCTCCTGCGGGGTTTCCGGCGCGCCCGGATCCGTCACGGCCGCCCCGGCTGCCACTGGGCTGGCCGTGACCGGGGTGGGTGCGACAGGGTCACGCACGGCAGGGTCAGGTGCGCTGGGAGCAGCGTTTCCGGGATCAGCGGTTCCAGGATCAGGGGTCACCGGGTCAGGCGCGACTGGATCAGGGGTGACCGGGTCGGGTGTCACGGGAGCCGGCTCAACGGGCGCGTCGTCGGCCGTTTCGTCGCCGCCCTCGCCCAGCACGATGAGAGACCCGTCGTGCAGGGCCGGTGCTGCCGACCAGTCCATCACGGGCAGTTCCGGCGCGGCCGGCGTGGGCATGGGCGCGGCAGGACTGACCGGGGCAGGATTGACCGGGGCAGGGGGGGGAGAGGCGTCCGCGTCCGTCTGTTCCGGCCGCCCGCGTCTGGAGTTACCCCGACCACGCCGCAACGGCGGCTGCGGTTCAGGAGGGGCCGCGTCGGCGGGGGTGGTCGCGGTGGTGGTCGGAGCTTGCGGCCACGCCTGTGCGGGTCTGGCTTCCTGCACTGCCTGGGCCTGCACTGCCTGGGCCTGCACCACCTGGGCCTGGGGTTGCACGGCCTGTTGCAGGGCCGGGCGGGCGGCCTGCTCACTGTTCAGGCGGGCCAGGGCGGCGGCGGCGCTCAGGTGACCGGGCTGCTCGGTCAGGGGGCGCAGCGCGGCCGGCAGGGTGCCCATGCCGGCCAGCAGCACGCCCAGCGCGTACAGGTCGTCGCTGGGCAGCGGGTCGCCGCCCCAGGGCAGGCCAGCCCCGGCCAGCAGCACGCGGCCGTCCACGCTCCAGAGTTGTGCGGCGTTCAGGCCGCCGTGCGTCAGGCCGCGCTCGTGCAGGGCGCTCAGGGCCGCCAGCGCGCCGCGCGCGGTCAGCAGGGCGTCGTCGGCGGGGCGGGCCTGCAGGGGTAACTCGGTCACCACGTACGCCTGATCGCCGTCCATGCCGCTGTCCACGACGGGCAGCAGGGCCGGGTGGTCCGGCAGGTCCGGCAGGGTCAGCGGGTAGGGCAGCACGTGCAGCAGCACCGGCATGCCCGTCAGTCGGTCCGTGGCGCGCAGCGTGCGGACCGGACTGCCTGTCCGGCCCGGCAGTTCGCGGGCGGCCACGTAAGGGCCTATGGGCTTCACGCCGGTCAGTATACGGGCCTCTGCGCCCGCCTACACGCGCGCTTCACCGGCCGCGCCGTGAGTGCGCAGGCACGGGCCGCATGAGCGTACTGTGACGGCGTGGCTTGCCGCGCCCCCGCGTATGCGCTACTAATTGCGGGGTATGCGTGAAGCCGTGATGGCCGCCCTGAGCACCGTGAATGATCCGGAACTCCACCGTGACCTCGTTTCCCTCGGCATGATCGAGCAGGCCAGTGTCGAGGCGGGTGTGGCCAGCGTGAAGGTCAACCTCACCACGCCCGCCTGCCCCCTGAAAGGCAAGATCGAGGGCGACGTCCGCGAGGCGGTCATGGCCGTCCCCGGCGTGACCAGCGTCAACGTGACCTTTGGGGCCATGGTGCGCCCCCCTGCCCAGCCGGCCCTGCCCGGCGTGAAACACGTCCTGCTGATCGGCAGTGGCAAGGGCGGCGTGGGCAAAAGCAGCGTCTCTGTGAACGTCGCCGCCAGCCTCGCCCGGGACGGCGCGCGCGTGGGCCTGCTGGACGCCGACGTGTACGGCCCCAGCGTGGCGCACATGATGGGGCAGGGCGGCGCGAAAGTTACCGCGAACGCGGAACGCAAGATGCAGCCCATCGAGGCGCACGGCGTGAAATTCGTGTCCATGGCCAACCTCTCGCCGGCCGGTCAGGCGCTGGTGTGGCGCGGCCCGATGCTGCACTCGGCCGTGCAGCAGTTCCTGAAAGACGCCGCCTGGGGTGAACTCGACTACCTGATCGTGGACCTGCCCCCGGGCACCGGGGACGTGCAGCTCTCGCTTACGCAGACCATTCAGGTCACGGGCGCCGTGATCGTCACCACCCCGCAGGACGTCGCGCTGATCGACGCGGCCCGCGCCATCGACATGTTCCGCAAGGCCAGCGTGCCCGTGCTGGGCATCGTGGAGAACATGAGTTACTTCGTGGCGCCCGACACCGGGCACACCTACGACCTGTTCGGCCGGGGCGGCAGCCGCAAACTGGGCGAGGAGTACCTGCTGCTGGGCGAGGTGCCCATCGACATCGACGTGCGCCAGGACAGCGACCGGGGCACCCCGGCCGTCCTGGCCCACCCGGACTCGGCGGCCGCCCAGGCTCTGATCCAGGTGGCCCGCAATCTCGCCGGGCAGGTCAGCGTCCGCGCCCTGTCGCAGTCCCTGGCCGACCTGCCCGATCAACTCACCATCGTATGACCGCCCTGGCCGCCCCCCCACCCGCCCCGCCGGAACGCACCAAGACCCGCCTGCTGGAACTCGTGAAACGTCACGGCCCGCAGACCGCGCAGGACCTCGCGCAGGGACTGGAGGTCAGCGTCCCGGCGGCCCGCCGGCACCTGTGCGACCTGCAGGAGCAGGGGCTGATCGAGGCGCGCACCGAGCGTCCCGGCGGGCGGGGCCGACCCCAGCACGTATTCGTGCTGACCGAGCGCGGCGAGGCCGCCTTCCCGAAAACGTACTCCAGCCTGTGCGTGGACGTCCTGCGGCACATCGAGGGTCTGTTCGGCGAGGGCGCCGTCCTGAAAGTACTGGACGCCCGTAACAACGAGATCATCTCGCACTTCGAGCAGGACGTCCCGGCCAACCTGCCGCTGGGAGAGCGCGTGCAGGGCCTCGTCAACCGCCTGAACCGGCACGGCTTCGACGCCGTGGTCCACCAGGAAGGCGAGCAGTGGTACTTCACGCAGCGCAACTGCCCGAACCTGACCGTCGCGCGGCAGTACGCGCAGCTGTGCACGGCCGAGAAAACCCTGTACGCCGCGCTGCTGGGCGTCCCGGTGGAACGCGAAACCCGCATGGCCTGCGGGCAGGGCAACTGCCGCTACCGGGTCGGTCCGCCCACTTCATGACCACGCCCAGGGCCGACCCCGCACCCGGCGCGCTGCACTCCATCGTCGCGTGGCCCCCCGAAGCGCTGGACACCTGGATGCGCCGCACCCAGAAACGCCTGAACGTCAGCGGGTTCGGCCTGCCGCACCTGAACCTCCGCGCGCCCTTCCAGACGCCCCTGAGCGGCCCGGAACTCGTCCGGGCGTGCCGGGAGGCGCTGCGCGGCCAGAGCGAACTGACCGTGCAGGTCAAGGGCTGGAAACAACTTCAGGGAGTGATCTTCCTGGAGTGCCACCTGAGCAGCGACCTGCGGGACCTGCACGAACGCTGCCTGCAGGTCGGGCCGTCCAGCCGCGCCCAGTACGACGGCGACCTGTACCGCCCGCACCTGACCCTCGCGCTGGGCGTGCTGCCCTGGGCGGCCGGGTACCTCTGGAACGAGGTGCAGCAGTGCGAGCCGCCCGTGACCAGTTTCAGCGTGCAGGCCCTGAGCCTGACCCGCGAGGAACGCGGCGAGGTGCAGGAACTCCACACCTTCCCGCTGACCGGCCCTCCCACCGACACCCGCCACACCCGTGAAGCCGCGCCCAGCTGAGCTCGCGCCACGCAAAACGCCCGCCCGGCATCTTGACCGGGCGGGCGCTTTCAGAGTGGCGTAGTCAGGGTCCGTATCATACGGATTCCGTCTGTTTCGTTAACAACCCGGGACAGCACCGGGTTGCTAACTCCACGCCCGGAACCCGTTTCTCTCCTGCTCGCGTCCGCTCGGATGGAACGGTTTTTGCAAACCATTCCATCGGAGTCCGTATCAGACGGTGGCGGGCAGTTTCAGCATGCTGGCCAGCGCGTCGCTGAACTTGTCGTACCCGGCGAAGTCCAGCTGCTGCTCGTTGTCGCTCAGGGCGGTGGCGGGGCTGGGGTGCACTTCCACGTGAATGCCGTCGGCGCCCACGGCCAGCGCGGCTTTCGCCAGGGGGATCAGCAGGTCGCGGCGGCCGGCAGCGTGCGTGACGTCCACGATCACCGGGAGGTGCGTTTCCTGCTTGGCGATGGCCACGGCGCTTAGGTCCAGGGTGTTGCGGGTCCACTTCTCGTACGTGCGGATGCCGCGCTCGCACAGGATGACCTCGTTGTTGCCTTCCGAGAGGATGTACTCGGCGGCGTACAGCCACTCCTCGATGGTGGCGCTCAGGCCACGCTTGAGCAGCACCGGGCGGCGGGCGCGGCCCACCTCGCGCAGCAGCGCGAAGTTATGCATGTTGCGCGCCCCGACCTGAAGGATGTCGGCGTACTCGGCGACGATCTCCACGTCGCGGGTGTCCATGACTTCCGTGATGAACAGCATGCCGTGCTCCTTGGCCACGCGGTTCCCGATGATCAGGCCGTCCACGCCCATGCCCTGGAAGCCGTAGGGGCTGGTGCGGGGCTTGTACGCGCCGCCGCGCAGGATCTTGATGCCCTTGCCGGCCAGGTACGTGGCCGTCTGCTCCATCTGCTCTTCACTCTCGATGCTGCACGGCCCGGCGATGATGATGGGCGCGGAATCCCCGCCGATGCGCACACCGTCGATGTCCAGTACGGTGTCGTCGCTCTTGACCTTGCGGGAGACCAGCAGCTGCTTCTTGTCGTTGCTTTCTTCCAGCGCGAGGCTGGCCTTGAAGATCTCCTTGAAGATCGCCTTCACGGCCGCCCCGGTGAACGGGCCGGGGTTCAGGGCCTCGACTTCCTTGAGCTGTTTTTCTTCGCGGGCCGGGTCGTAGTGGTTGGGGCGCCCTTCCTGCGTCTTGGCGTGACCGATCTGCGCGACGACTTCGCCCCGGCGGGACAGCAGGGTCAGGAGTTCACGGTTGATCGAATCGACCTCGGCGCGGAGGGTTTCGATGTTGGGTTGCGACTGGGTCATGCTGCGCAGTGTAGAAAACGGGTCCATGAACGCGCACGAACCCTACTAGTCAAATGCAAAGAGTTGTCCAAGTTACGGCCCCCGGCACTGTTCCGGAAGCCGCCGGTCAGGCGTCCGCTGCACCCGCCTGCGCTGGCGTGTTCACCATGTGCGCCGCCACCCGCGACAGCGCCGTGAACAGCTCCTGCCCGTCGGCCGCACTGATCGCAGGTGTGGCGTCCAGCGCGGCCCGCATGCATGCCAGCCACGCCTGCGCGCGCGCCGGAGTGATCGGGAACGGCAGGTGCCGCGCCCGCAGGCGCGGATGTCCGAACCGCTCGTGGTACAGCGGCGGGCCGCCCAGAAAGCCGCTCAGGAACGCCAGTTGCTTCTCGGCCGTCAGGGTCAGGTCCGCCGGGAAGATCGGCGTCAGCAGCGGCTCCCGGGCCACGAAATCGTAGAAGCGGGACACCAGTTCGGCCAGGGCCTCTGGCCCGATCCGGTCGTACAGGCTGCCGCCCGTGGTCAGCGAGAGGGGAGCCGTCATGCCTGCACATTAGCGCCTGAACGCGACCGG includes:
- a CDS encoding PEGA domain-containing protein — encoded protein: MKPIGPYVAARELPGRTGSPVRTLRATDRLTGMPVLLHVLPYPLTLPDLPDHPALLPVVDSGMDGDQAYVVTELPLQARPADDALLTARGALAALSALHERGLTHGGLNAAQLWSVDGRVLLAGAGLPWGGDPLPSDDLYALGVLLAGMGTLPAALRPLTEQPGHLSAAAALARLNSEQAARPALQQAVQPQAQVVQAQAVQAQAVQEARPAQAWPQAPTTTATTPADAAPPEPQPPLRRGRGNSRRGRPEQTDADASPPPAPVNPAPVSPAAPMPTPAAPELPVMDWSAAPALHDGSLIVLGEGGDETADDAPVEPAPVTPDPVTPDPVAPDPVTPDPGTADPGNAAPSAPDPAVRDPVAPTPVTASPVAAGAAVTDPGAPETPQERRRRQNEERRAQAILDAQAAAARKAERLRAERAQRLADGGGQDAPIQIGGGPVGAGQGPVLGGDDLPAWDGPPVDVDGEAPPRPTLRMRDVDRLPPGLRREPLLEPDPEPAPTRLPARRAPGDPIRIGWDEDESWRVVREAPAAPERTRPRLPRWTLLVVAAALLLGGVWWALGALPDRVPAQQGSPQLVTPAVESAAQTGSGTGNAAGNVAGSDSSSAGGSACCPVEFRLVGAQGRTVGLTVEAAPPGANLTPGESLGRAPGTVQFPLAGTYRLRTSVSGYAPASLSVTVPRAAPLTIDLSN
- a CDS encoding Mrp/NBP35 family ATP-binding protein, with the translated sequence MREAVMAALSTVNDPELHRDLVSLGMIEQASVEAGVASVKVNLTTPACPLKGKIEGDVREAVMAVPGVTSVNVTFGAMVRPPAQPALPGVKHVLLIGSGKGGVGKSSVSVNVAASLARDGARVGLLDADVYGPSVAHMMGQGGAKVTANAERKMQPIEAHGVKFVSMANLSPAGQALVWRGPMLHSAVQQFLKDAAWGELDYLIVDLPPGTGDVQLSLTQTIQVTGAVIVTTPQDVALIDAARAIDMFRKASVPVLGIVENMSYFVAPDTGHTYDLFGRGGSRKLGEEYLLLGEVPIDIDVRQDSDRGTPAVLAHPDSAAAQALIQVARNLAGQVSVRALSQSLADLPDQLTIV
- a CDS encoding helix-turn-helix transcriptional regulator; translated protein: MTALAAPPPAPPERTKTRLLELVKRHGPQTAQDLAQGLEVSVPAARRHLCDLQEQGLIEARTERPGGRGRPQHVFVLTERGEAAFPKTYSSLCVDVLRHIEGLFGEGAVLKVLDARNNEIISHFEQDVPANLPLGERVQGLVNRLNRHGFDAVVHQEGEQWYFTQRNCPNLTVARQYAQLCTAEKTLYAALLGVPVERETRMACGQGNCRYRVGPPTS
- a CDS encoding 2'-5' RNA ligase family protein; the encoded protein is MTTPRADPAPGALHSIVAWPPEALDTWMRRTQKRLNVSGFGLPHLNLRAPFQTPLSGPELVRACREALRGQSELTVQVKGWKQLQGVIFLECHLSSDLRDLHERCLQVGPSSRAQYDGDLYRPHLTLALGVLPWAAGYLWNEVQQCEPPVTSFSVQALSLTREERGEVQELHTFPLTGPPTDTRHTREAAPS
- a CDS encoding bifunctional 3-deoxy-7-phosphoheptulonate synthase/chorismate mutase yields the protein MTQSQPNIETLRAEVDSINRELLTLLSRRGEVVAQIGHAKTQEGRPNHYDPAREEKQLKEVEALNPGPFTGAAVKAIFKEIFKASLALEESNDKKQLLVSRKVKSDDTVLDIDGVRIGGDSAPIIIAGPCSIESEEQMEQTATYLAGKGIKILRGGAYKPRTSPYGFQGMGVDGLIIGNRVAKEHGMLFITEVMDTRDVEIVAEYADILQVGARNMHNFALLREVGRARRPVLLKRGLSATIEEWLYAAEYILSEGNNEVILCERGIRTYEKWTRNTLDLSAVAIAKQETHLPVIVDVTHAAGRRDLLIPLAKAALAVGADGIHVEVHPSPATALSDNEQQLDFAGYDKFSDALASMLKLPATV
- a CDS encoding globin, with amino-acid sequence MTAPLSLTTGGSLYDRIGPEALAELVSRFYDFVAREPLLTPIFPADLTLTAEKQLAFLSGFLGGPPLYHERFGHPRLRARHLPFPITPARAQAWLACMRAALDATPAISAADGQELFTALSRVAAHMVNTPAQAGAADA